In a genomic window of Sphingobacteriaceae bacterium:
- the der gene encoding ribosome biogenesis GTPase Der → MANASTLPVVAIVGRPNVGKSTLFNRIIQQRHAIVQKTPGVTRDRIYAEAEWQGRSFLLVDTGGLVPGGEDPFSSAINRQVEAALAEAHVIIFVVDGRQGLLPHDMELAQWLHRQGKPVIVAVNKVDHPSHQDAVQEFYSLGFGHLLGISAEHGSGTGDLLDAVIALFPPGMGEGPEAPEGEAEFHWADDDEDLEDEEGEEPVYDGQEGPAGPIRVAVLGRPNVGKSSLLNRLLGQDRFIVSPIAGTTRDAADVRWTHPDAGEFVFVDTAGMRRRSRIKDSIEYYSTLRALAALRRADLALLVLDARELFTDQDKTIAAEIDRRGRGAIIVVNKWDLAPEDADPDEVREQIYKDAPFFAYAPVVTTSALTGQGVDRLPGLMQAVAAGHRQTISTAALNRVLGEAVFDNQPPAVKGRRLKIRYATQTRRQPPTFTLFVNDPRLADPTYLRYLERRLREAFDLTGTPIRLRLRSSS, encoded by the coding sequence ATGGCGAATGCATCCACCCTGCCCGTTGTGGCCATCGTAGGTCGGCCCAACGTGGGCAAATCCACCCTCTTCAACCGCATCATCCAGCAGCGCCATGCCATCGTCCAAAAGACGCCGGGGGTGACCCGGGACCGGATTTACGCCGAGGCCGAGTGGCAGGGGCGCTCCTTCCTCCTGGTGGATACGGGAGGCTTGGTGCCCGGGGGAGAGGACCCCTTTTCTTCCGCCATCAACCGCCAGGTGGAGGCGGCCCTGGCGGAAGCCCACGTCATCATCTTCGTGGTGGACGGGCGCCAGGGGCTGCTGCCCCACGACATGGAACTGGCCCAGTGGCTGCACCGGCAGGGCAAGCCGGTCATCGTGGCGGTGAACAAAGTCGACCACCCCAGCCATCAGGATGCCGTCCAGGAGTTTTACAGCCTGGGCTTCGGCCATCTCCTGGGCATCTCGGCGGAGCACGGCTCGGGCACCGGCGACCTGCTGGATGCGGTGATCGCCCTGTTCCCCCCGGGAATGGGCGAAGGGCCGGAAGCCCCCGAGGGCGAGGCCGAGTTCCATTGGGCTGATGATGACGAAGACCTGGAAGACGAAGAGGGGGAGGAGCCGGTCTACGACGGCCAGGAAGGGCCGGCGGGCCCCATCCGGGTGGCGGTCCTGGGCCGCCCCAACGTGGGCAAGTCCTCCCTCCTGAACCGCCTGCTGGGGCAGGACCGGTTCATCGTCAGCCCCATCGCCGGCACCACCCGGGACGCCGCCGACGTCCGCTGGACCCATCCCGATGCCGGCGAGTTCGTCTTCGTGGATACGGCGGGCATGCGGCGCCGGTCCAGGATCAAGGATTCCATCGAGTACTACAGCACCCTGCGGGCCCTGGCCGCCTTGCGCCGGGCCGACCTGGCCCTGCTGGTGCTGGACGCCCGGGAACTGTTCACCGACCAGGACAAGACCATCGCCGCCGAAATCGACCGCCGGGGCCGGGGGGCCATCATCGTGGTCAACAAATGGGACCTGGCCCCCGAGGATGCCGACCCCGATGAGGTGCGGGAGCAGATCTACAAGGATGCGCCCTTCTTCGCCTACGCTCCCGTAGTCACCACCTCGGCCCTGACGGGCCAGGGGGTGGACCGGCTGCCGGGCTTGATGCAGGCGGTGGCCGCCGGCCACCGGCAGACCATATCAACCGCGGCCCTCAACCGGGTCCTGGGGGAGGCGGTGTTCGACAACCAGCCCCCGGCCGTCAAAGGGCGGCGCCTGAAAATCCGCTACGCCACCCAGACCCGGCGGCAGCCGCCCACCTTCACCTTGTTCGTCAACGACCCCCGGCTGGCTGACCCCACCTACCTGCGCTACCTGGAGCGGCGCCTGCGGGAAGCCTTCGACCTGACGGGCACCCCCATCCGCCTGCGCCTGCGTTCCTCCTCGTAA
- the panB gene encoding 3-methyl-2-oxobutanoate hydroxymethyltransferase has product MQAGEAKPTQGTDGALQEKVTVPGIRAMKGRTRITVLTAYDAITARLVDQAGVDIILVGDSLGMVVLGYDTTLPVTMEDMIHHTRAVRRGVKRALVVADMPFGSFQGSVDRAVDNGVRLLKEGRADAVKLEGGRRVAEAVERMVEMGIPVMGHVGLTPQSVKEFGGFKVQGREEAERRRLLNDVQSLAEAGVFSIVIEGVPAALAAELTAAAPVPTIGIGAGPQCDGQVLVLHDMLGMVQDFKPKFVKRYADVAGIAIDAVRRYCDEVRRGEFPGEEHLYD; this is encoded by the coding sequence ATGCAGGCGGGGGAGGCGAAGCCGACCCAGGGAACTGACGGCGCCCTGCAGGAAAAGGTGACGGTGCCGGGCATCCGGGCCATGAAAGGCCGAACCCGCATCACCGTGCTCACCGCCTACGACGCCATCACCGCCCGCCTGGTGGACCAGGCGGGAGTGGACATTATCCTGGTGGGCGACTCCTTGGGCATGGTGGTGCTGGGCTACGACACCACCCTGCCCGTGACCATGGAAGACATGATCCACCACACCCGGGCCGTGCGGCGGGGCGTGAAACGGGCCCTGGTAGTGGCCGACATGCCCTTCGGCAGTTTCCAGGGGAGCGTGGACCGGGCCGTGGACAACGGCGTCCGTCTACTCAAGGAAGGCCGGGCCGACGCCGTGAAGCTGGAAGGAGGCCGCCGGGTGGCCGAAGCAGTGGAGCGCATGGTGGAGATGGGCATTCCCGTCATGGGCCACGTAGGGCTGACGCCCCAGTCGGTGAAGGAGTTCGGCGGCTTCAAGGTCCAGGGCCGGGAGGAAGCGGAGCGCCGGCGTCTGCTGAACGATGTGCAGTCCCTGGCCGAGGCCGGCGTCTTCTCCATCGTGATCGAGGGCGTGCCCGCCGCCCTGGCCGCCGAACTGACGGCCGCCGCGCCCGTGCCCACCATCGGCATCGGGGCGGGGCCCCAGTGCGACGGCCAGGTGCTGGTGCTCCACGACATGCTGGGCATGGTGCAGGATTTCAAGCCCAAGTTCGTCAAGCGCTACGCCGACGTGGCGGGCATCGCCATCGATGCGGTGCGCCGCTACTGCGATGAAGTCCGCAGGGGTGAATTCCCCGGCGAAGAACACCTTTACGATTGA
- the panC gene encoding pantoate--beta-alanine ligase — protein MDGAVQDAGIPVAVTVEEVREAVAAARRASKTIGLVPTMGALHRGHTTLIDTAAAQCDFVVVSIFVNPLQFGPTEDLDRYPRTLDRDVVLCREHGAHLVFAPTDRAMYPKPQRTYVNVEKLTDGLCGASRPGHFRGVTTVVAKLFNIVLPDRAYFGEKDYQQLVVVRRMVEDLNFPVTVVGVPTVREEDGLALSSRNQYLTPEERQAALSLSRGLQAARRALEAGERDPQVLIDLVRAELAKEPLVREDYVSVVDGFTLEPLIYGREPGSEGAGGEPQEPPGPIVVAVAAHVGQARLIDNLIYREDQPA, from the coding sequence TTGGATGGGGCTGTGCAAGACGCGGGCATACCGGTGGCTGTGACCGTAGAAGAGGTGAGGGAGGCGGTGGCCGCCGCCCGCCGGGCGAGCAAGACCATCGGCCTGGTGCCCACCATGGGCGCCCTCCACCGGGGGCACACCACCCTCATCGATACCGCCGCAGCCCAGTGCGATTTCGTGGTGGTGTCCATCTTCGTCAATCCCCTCCAGTTCGGCCCCACGGAAGACTTGGACCGGTATCCCCGCACCTTGGACCGGGACGTGGTCCTCTGCCGGGAGCACGGGGCCCATCTGGTCTTCGCCCCCACGGACCGGGCGATGTACCCCAAGCCCCAGCGGACCTACGTGAACGTAGAAAAGCTGACCGACGGCCTGTGCGGCGCCTCCCGGCCCGGCCATTTCCGGGGCGTCACCACCGTGGTGGCCAAGCTGTTCAACATCGTCCTGCCCGACCGGGCCTACTTCGGCGAGAAGGATTACCAGCAGCTGGTGGTGGTCCGGCGCATGGTGGAGGATTTGAACTTCCCCGTGACGGTGGTGGGGGTGCCCACGGTGCGGGAAGAGGACGGCCTGGCCCTCAGTTCCCGCAATCAATACTTGACCCCGGAGGAACGGCAGGCCGCCCTGTCCCTGTCCCGGGGCCTGCAGGCGGCCCGCCGGGCCCTGGAGGCAGGCGAGCGGGATCCCCAGGTGCTTATCGACCTGGTCCGCGCCGAACTGGCCAAGGAGCCCCTGGTGCGGGAGGACTACGTCAGCGTCGTTGACGGTTTTACCTTGGAGCCCTTAATCTATGGACGGGAACCGGGGTCGGAGGGCGCCGGCGGCGAACCCCAGGAACCCCCGGGGCCCATCGTAGTGGCCGTGGCTGCCCATGTGGGCCAGGCCCGGCTCATCGACAACCTGATCTACCGCGAAGACCAGCCCGCCTAA
- a CDS encoding DUF2520 domain-containing protein has protein sequence MGLTVAIIGAGRVGTAVGSLLHRAGYEVGGVVSRSLPRAEEAVAIIGGGRPAIDVAKAVAGAHIVFLTVPDQHIAAVAAEARAAAGGSLQVMIHASGVLPASIMGGGSGDKPIGLLSLHPMQSVADRRRGAQVLQGAYWGLEGDEEAYPLGERLVRAMGGIPLFIKPGGKGLYHGAACITSNYLVSLMDMGLRLMEEAGIPRDRALPVLAHLMKGTMANMEAMGVPAALTGPIERGDTGTIARHLEAMAQAPGGRGPVTVEDLYRRLGLYTVELARGKRAAQGENGNIEERLQQIADLLEGRPAYAGGGGEADPGN, from the coding sequence ATGGGGCTCACCGTGGCAATCATCGGCGCCGGCCGCGTGGGCACCGCCGTCGGCAGCCTGCTGCACCGGGCGGGCTATGAAGTCGGCGGGGTGGTCAGCCGTTCCCTGCCCCGGGCGGAAGAAGCCGTGGCCATCATAGGCGGCGGCAGGCCGGCCATTGATGTGGCCAAGGCCGTGGCCGGCGCCCACATCGTGTTCTTGACGGTGCCCGACCAGCACATAGCCGCCGTGGCAGCAGAGGCGAGGGCGGCGGCGGGCGGCTCCCTCCAGGTCATGATCCATGCCAGCGGCGTACTCCCGGCCTCGATCATGGGCGGCGGCAGCGGGGACAAGCCCATCGGCCTCCTGTCCCTGCACCCCATGCAGTCGGTGGCCGACCGGCGCCGGGGCGCCCAGGTGCTCCAGGGCGCCTACTGGGGCCTGGAGGGCGATGAAGAGGCCTACCCCCTGGGGGAGCGGCTGGTGCGGGCCATGGGCGGCATTCCCCTGTTCATCAAGCCCGGCGGCAAGGGGCTGTACCATGGGGCGGCCTGCATCACCAGCAATTATCTGGTCAGCCTCATGGACATGGGCCTGCGCCTCATGGAGGAGGCGGGCATTCCCCGGGACCGGGCCCTGCCGGTGCTGGCCCACTTGATGAAGGGCACCATGGCCAACATGGAGGCCATGGGCGTGCCCGCCGCCTTGACGGGTCCCATCGAGCGGGGCGACACCGGCACCATCGCCCGCCACCTGGAGGCCATGGCCCAGGCGCCCGGAGGGCGGGGACCGGTGACGGTGGAAGACCTTTACCGGCGGCTGGGCCTGTACACGGTGGAGCTGGCCCGGGGGAAAAGGGCGGCTCAAGGGGAAAACGGAAACATAGAGGAACGGCTGCAGCAGATTGCAGACCTTTTGGAAGGGAGACCGGCCTATGCAGGCGGGGGAGGCGAAGCCGACCCAGGGAACTGA
- the panD gene encoding aspartate 1-decarboxylase: MTMLRSMCKSKIHRATITDANLHYEGSITIDEQLMELADILPFEKVQVVNVNNGSRLETYVIPGPAGGGDICLNGAAARLGAKGDIVIIISYMLMPDDQARNYQPKIVHVDAGNRPVQSP; encoded by the coding sequence ATGACGATGCTGCGCTCCATGTGCAAGTCGAAGATCCACCGTGCCACCATTACCGACGCCAACCTGCACTATGAAGGAAGCATCACCATCGATGAGCAGCTGATGGAGCTGGCCGACATCTTGCCCTTCGAAAAGGTGCAAGTAGTCAACGTCAACAACGGCAGCCGCCTGGAAACCTACGTCATCCCCGGCCCGGCCGGCGGGGGGGACATCTGCCTCAACGGCGCCGCCGCCCGCCTGGGCGCCAAAGGCGACATCGTGATCATCATCTCCTACATGCTGATGCCCGACGACCAGGCCCGGAACTACCAGCCCAAGATCGTGCACGTGGACGCCGGCAACCGACCTGTCCAATCCCCGTAA
- the spoIVA gene encoding stage IV sporulation protein A gives MDVIQDLATRTAGDVFIGVVGPVRTGKSTFIKRFMEQLIIPRIADDDARRRAVDELPQSGAGRTVMTVEPKFVPDEAVAITVGEGLTVRVRLADSVGFPVPGAKGYDEEDGPRMVMTPWSEEPMPFEEAAEVGTRKIITDHSTLGVIVTTDGSIGDLSRDAFVDAEERTVREVQAVGRPFVVVLNSIRPRTAYVRELAQELSDRYGAPVLPLNVATAGEADMTMVLLELLYEFPVTEFNVHLPPWLQELDADHWLRRRYEDAVAGAVQGVQRLRDVEAAVASLDQAEFLEKATLAGVDMATGVVSVVLTAPEELFWQVAEEISGFNISGKEVLLRLLRELSEAKRDHEKFGSALRDARETGFGLVTPSIEDMTFEEPELIRKGNQFGVRLRATAATFQFMRADVSSEVTPIIGTEKQSEQLVNYLMEKFEDDPRKIWESDIFGKPLSDLLREGIRDKIMATPANAQAKLRETLERIINEGSSGLICIII, from the coding sequence ATGGATGTGATCCAAGACCTGGCTACGCGCACTGCCGGTGATGTGTTTATCGGCGTTGTCGGGCCGGTGCGAACTGGCAAATCCACCTTCATCAAAAGGTTCATGGAGCAGTTGATCATTCCCCGCATTGCCGACGACGACGCCCGCCGCCGCGCCGTGGACGAACTGCCCCAGAGCGGCGCCGGGCGGACGGTCATGACCGTGGAGCCGAAATTCGTGCCCGACGAGGCGGTGGCCATCACCGTGGGCGAGGGGCTTACGGTCAGAGTGCGCCTGGCCGATTCCGTCGGTTTTCCCGTGCCGGGAGCCAAAGGCTATGACGAGGAAGACGGGCCCCGCATGGTGATGACCCCCTGGTCCGAGGAGCCCATGCCCTTTGAAGAAGCAGCGGAGGTGGGCACCCGGAAGATCATCACCGACCACTCCACTCTGGGGGTGATCGTCACCACCGACGGCAGCATCGGCGACCTGTCCAGGGACGCCTTTGTGGACGCCGAGGAGCGGACGGTGCGGGAAGTCCAGGCGGTGGGGCGGCCCTTCGTGGTCGTCCTCAACTCCATCCGGCCCCGCACGGCCTACGTGCGGGAGCTGGCCCAGGAACTGTCGGACCGGTACGGGGCGCCGGTGCTGCCCCTGAACGTGGCCACCGCCGGCGAGGCCGACATGACCATGGTGCTGCTGGAACTCCTCTACGAATTCCCGGTGACGGAGTTCAACGTCCACCTGCCCCCGTGGCTTCAGGAACTGGATGCCGACCACTGGCTGCGGCGGCGCTATGAGGACGCCGTAGCAGGGGCCGTGCAGGGGGTGCAGCGGCTCCGGGACGTGGAGGCCGCCGTGGCTTCCCTGGACCAGGCGGAGTTCTTGGAAAAGGCCACCCTGGCCGGCGTGGACATGGCCACCGGCGTGGTCAGCGTGGTGCTGACGGCCCCCGAGGAACTGTTCTGGCAGGTGGCCGAGGAAATTTCCGGCTTCAACATCAGCGGCAAGGAGGTGCTGCTGCGGCTCCTGCGGGAGTTGAGCGAGGCCAAGCGGGATCACGAGAAGTTCGGCAGCGCCCTGCGGGATGCCCGGGAAACGGGCTTCGGCCTGGTCACGCCCTCCATAGAAGACATGACCTTCGAAGAGCCGGAACTCATCCGCAAGGGCAACCAGTTCGGCGTGCGCCTCCGGGCCACCGCCGCCACCTTCCAGTTCATGCGGGCCGACGTGTCCAGCGAAGTGACGCCCATCATCGGCACCGAGAAGCAGTCGGAGCAGCTGGTCAACTACTTGATGGAGAAGTTCGAGGACGATCCCCGCAAGATATGGGAGTCGGACATCTTCGGCAAGCCCCTCAGTGATCTGCTGCGGGAGGGCATCCGGGATAAAATCATGGCCACTCCCGCCAACGCCCAGGCCAAGCTGCGGGAGACCCTGGAGCGCATCATCAACGAGGGCAGCAGCGGACTGATCTGCATCATCATCTAG
- a CDS encoding S8 family serine peptidase, protein MYVREPLPHSRPFVFHVLFVIIVLVGFLPFSTASAFEGSGEPPHIFMEGWPTGEADEPRQIIVHREGGFFALRSASFPMRILASQSFRQGKTDVITTLVEVDDDVDLAAAIQEIEAQPGVLYAEPNYPVYLFAAPYPNDYYFSDQWGMAPYDGEYAFGVSAPGAWALYEKSDKKRDDPVIVAVIDSGVDVNHPDLQNRVTNYGVQIIGGEISTKREDYSLDLSGHGTHVAGIIAAETNNDIDIAGVAGEANVKILPVKTFSLTTGTLFDIAAGIRWAVDNGADVLNLSFGSLMLTQTQADAIQYAIDNGVIVVAAAGNNRSRVDRVYPAAYPGVITVAAIEDDGAIGSFSNYGPQIDLAAPGVNILSTIPSGGYADHTGTSMATPFVAGAAALLLAADKTLTPQAVYQRLIDHAVDLGPAGHDPDFGYGLLNVEVALRDAMAAEPVITLTSPFPGTTIVGTTTVTAQLAQPDQVSRVAFYLDDEDNLIRAITDEITGSLSFSWTPHVDSPGLPDGSYTLYAAAYDEEGKPLGSDSVDIEIQREEQSGLLLHIEPPSSDGTPGRAVAAQVTVYDVKRHNGQPIEKMKVASDKTDMEGDLYLPDLPMGKEYLIVANGTIIRNASDGNDQGDGKGQAEEWFFYTRTIDTADPAQRGRLTIDGEHALAVIPRVIKDDEEFIPSSGQLWIVKDDDDITFAATGSRWDPNLDTGKMKFWVDPGTYTFILAGNEQGDAYFLTAPDRQVTANNTNVRFEAGNSIEMKVPDQHFVERLRVTIEEKDTWDYVTTSTYCVICEIDLQERLYLAPGEYDVSFQIIYETDENNRWTYTLHPVDGQGERVPWHVTPALDSVAFDGEYTASFAMAPGYPKGESFHFDVLITTTHEGQSYRIAQMSHRDLSAATDVSIRRVVPGSQELEDVENPFRSMVARADAVTGVFDTSKVLEGTYVPYLKIPLGPLGGNKVLDAEGPAFDVTQSGDRALSRIEVVAPIDVWDSLPELRLYEVIDGEFQLVHTGFGFNFNDPDV, encoded by the coding sequence ATGTACGTTCGCGAACCATTGCCTCATTCCAGACCGTTCGTTTTTCATGTGCTTTTCGTCATCATCGTGCTGGTCGGATTCTTGCCGTTCTCGACAGCGTCGGCTTTCGAGGGAAGCGGCGAACCTCCTCACATCTTCATGGAGGGGTGGCCGACCGGCGAGGCTGACGAGCCACGCCAGATTATCGTGCATCGTGAAGGCGGATTTTTCGCACTTCGATCAGCTTCCTTCCCCATGCGCATCTTGGCTTCCCAGTCGTTCCGGCAAGGAAAAACGGATGTCATCACGACCTTGGTGGAAGTCGACGACGATGTCGATTTGGCCGCCGCGATCCAGGAAATCGAAGCGCAGCCCGGCGTCCTTTACGCGGAACCGAACTATCCAGTCTACCTTTTTGCTGCACCATATCCGAATGACTATTATTTTTCTGATCAGTGGGGCATGGCCCCGTACGATGGAGAGTACGCTTTCGGCGTGTCGGCTCCAGGCGCGTGGGCATTATATGAGAAGTCCGACAAGAAGCGCGACGACCCCGTCATCGTGGCCGTCATCGATTCGGGCGTGGACGTCAATCATCCCGATCTCCAAAACCGCGTCACGAACTATGGTGTCCAGATCATCGGCGGCGAGATCTCAACAAAGCGTGAAGATTATTCCCTCGATCTATCGGGTCACGGCACCCACGTCGCCGGCATCATTGCCGCTGAAACGAACAACGACATCGACATTGCCGGCGTGGCCGGCGAGGCAAACGTAAAGATCTTGCCCGTAAAAACGTTTTCCTTGACAACCGGCACACTTTTCGATATCGCCGCCGGGATCCGCTGGGCTGTTGATAACGGCGCCGACGTTCTCAACCTCTCCTTTGGATCGCTCATGCTCACCCAGACCCAAGCGGACGCAATCCAATACGCCATCGACAACGGCGTGATCGTCGTAGCCGCCGCAGGCAACAATCGAAGCCGTGTTGACCGGGTCTACCCGGCGGCCTACCCCGGCGTCATCACCGTAGCGGCTATCGAAGACGACGGGGCCATCGGCTCCTTCAGCAACTATGGCCCGCAAATCGACCTGGCCGCGCCGGGAGTCAACATCTTAAGCACAATTCCTAGTGGGGGATACGCCGATCATACAGGCACGTCGATGGCCACCCCCTTTGTCGCAGGGGCCGCGGCGCTCCTCTTGGCGGCCGACAAAACTCTTACGCCCCAAGCAGTGTATCAACGGCTGATCGACCATGCGGTCGACCTCGGGCCGGCGGGGCATGATCCCGATTTCGGATACGGCTTGCTCAACGTGGAAGTGGCGCTGCGCGATGCTATGGCGGCTGAGCCCGTGATCACATTAACCAGCCCCTTCCCCGGCACGACAATCGTCGGAACGACAACCGTAACCGCACAGCTTGCGCAGCCGGATCAGGTGAGCCGGGTTGCGTTTTACCTCGACGACGAAGACAACCTGATCCGAGCAATAACCGACGAGATCACGGGCTCTCTTTCGTTTTCCTGGACACCGCACGTCGACTCGCCCGGCTTGCCGGATGGGTCGTATACGTTGTACGCGGCTGCGTACGATGAAGAAGGCAAGCCATTGGGCAGCGATTCCGTAGACATCGAAATCCAGCGAGAAGAACAATCCGGGCTGCTCTTGCACATCGAACCGCCCTCGTCCGATGGGACACCCGGCAGAGCCGTAGCAGCACAAGTGACGGTCTACGATGTAAAACGTCACAATGGACAGCCGATCGAAAAAATGAAAGTAGCCTCGGATAAGACCGACATGGAGGGCGACCTGTATCTTCCCGACCTGCCGATGGGCAAGGAATACCTCATTGTGGCCAACGGGACGATCATCCGGAACGCTTCGGATGGAAACGACCAAGGGGATGGAAAAGGCCAAGCGGAAGAATGGTTTTTCTATACGCGCACCATCGATACAGCCGATCCGGCTCAGCGCGGTCGGCTGACGATTGATGGAGAACATGCCCTCGCTGTGATCCCCCGCGTCATCAAGGACGATGAGGAATTCATACCCAGCTCCGGCCAACTTTGGATTGTGAAAGATGATGACGACATCACCTTTGCGGCGACCGGATCACGGTGGGATCCGAACCTTGACACCGGCAAGATGAAGTTTTGGGTCGATCCGGGCACCTATACGTTCATTCTGGCTGGCAACGAGCAGGGCGATGCCTATTTTCTCACCGCTCCGGACCGGCAGGTGACAGCAAACAACACGAACGTGCGCTTCGAGGCAGGGAACTCGATCGAGATGAAGGTTCCCGACCAGCATTTTGTTGAAAGGCTCCGGGTGACAATCGAGGAAAAGGATACGTGGGACTACGTTACCACATCCACGTATTGCGTAATTTGTGAGATCGATTTGCAAGAGCGACTTTATCTCGCTCCCGGCGAATACGATGTGTCGTTCCAAATCATCTATGAAACCGACGAGAACAATCGATGGACGTATACGTTGCACCCGGTTGACGGCCAGGGGGAACGCGTGCCGTGGCACGTTACGCCCGCATTGGACAGCGTTGCCTTTGACGGCGAGTACACGGCCTCTTTCGCCATGGCGCCCGGCTACCCGAAAGGGGAAAGTTTCCACTTTGATGTTCTGATAACGACAACCCATGAAGGACAAAGTTACCGGATCGCACAGATGAGTCATCGTGATCTCTCGGCAGCAACGGACGTGTCCATCCGTAGAGTCGTTCCCGGCAGCCAAGAACTCGAGGACGTCGAGAATCCGTTCCGGAGTATGGTGGCAAGAGCTGACGCCGTCACGGGTGTATTTGACACGTCGAAGGTACTTGAGGGAACGTATGTTCCGTATCTAAAAATCCCGCTGGGCCCGCTGGGCGGGAACAAGGTTCTTGACGCTGAAGGTCCGGCTTTCGACGTAACGCAATCCGGCGATCGTGCGTTGAGCAGGATCGAAGTTGTCGCTCCTATTGATGTATGGGATTCCTTACCGGAACTCAGACTATACGAAGTGATCGACGGTGAGTTTCAGCTTGTTCATACCGGTTTTGGTTTCAATTTTAACGATCCGGATGTTG